TTTTTGAGTACGTGTGCGAACTGACAAACCTTCTCGTGTAATTTTTTATAAGTAAGTATCCGATGATTCTCATCCGGAGCATTGGGTTCCCAGATGATGGCAGGATGATTGGCTTTGGTAGCAAGATGACGGTCTAAACAATTTTCAGTGATATTCAGTTTTCCACCTTTGAACCATTCTACTTTCGGAGCAGTAAAATTCCAGTCAAGTACGGTATCCCATTTTTTCTTCCATGTGAAGTGTTCAGCAATGGAGCCCCAGAATCCTTCAGGGTCCTGAATACTTTTTTGATATGCTTCCTGATAGGCTTCAAAACTTTTGATCTGATAGGGGTATGACATACCAGTGAATTTTAGGCTATAAATATACTGTATGCCATTCCTTAATTTGTGAATGTTTTGTATAAATATCTCATACAAAAAAACCGACCAGGTAAGTGGTCGGTTTTTTAAGAAGTTGGTTGAATTATTTCACGTACTTCAAAATTTCTTCGCTATCAGGTGTTACTTTACTTGGAAAGTAAGCGATCATCTTTCCATTTTCATCCAATAAAAATTTATTGAAGTTCCATTTGATATCTGCATCTAAAACGCCATTCTTGGCTTTGCTGGTCAGCCACTGATAAATAGGTGCCATGTCTTCTCCTTTAACACTCACTTTACTTGCCAATGGAAATTTCACGCCAAAACGTGCTTTACAGAACTGCTGAATTTCTCCATCGCTACCCGGCTCTTGTCCGCCAAAATTATTTGCAGGGAAACCTACGATCACCAGCTTGTCTTTGTATTCGTCATATACTTTCTGCAATGCTTCGTATTGTGGTGTATAGCCGCACTTAGAAGCGGTATTCACAACCAAAATCTTCTTTCCTTTGAATTTTGCGAAATCGATGGTTCCACCTTCGATCGATTTTACTTTAAAAGAATGAATGCTGCCATTGTCAGGTAAGGTGAAGGCAGACATGATGACCAGTGCTACAAATGAGAGAACGTATTTCATACAATAGATTTTTTTCAAAATAACACTTAAATAAGGGAATTGTTATGGCTTTTCGGTGAATGGATGAAAATTGCAGTTTACAATGTATAAGCGGCAGCTGCAAGACTAAGTCTACAGTTTGGTATTGACATCAGCGTTTGTCCACAAGCTTCCAAAGTAGCACCTGTTGTGATCACATCATCTACTAACAATACATGTTTATCTATCAACTGCTCAGATGCTGATATTTTGAATACGCCTTCCATATTCTGCCATCTGGATAGCCGGTTTTGGGTGGTTTGACTATCCGTAAACTTTTCTCTTTGTAACAGTTGGGTCTTTAGGGGCCTTGACCAGACCTCTCTGATACCCTCACATATGACTTCGGCCTGATTATACCCTCTTTTAAATTCTTTTTTTGGGTTCAACGGGAGTGGCAGAAGCAGATCGATGTCAGCGAAACGAGGTTCAGATCTAAGGGCATACCCCATCATTCTGCCTAAAAAGAGTCCGGCATGCTTATTTTGCCGGTATTTAAGCTGTACCATCAGCT
Above is a genomic segment from Sediminibacterium sp. KACHI17 containing:
- a CDS encoding glutathione peroxidase; its protein translation is MKYVLSFVALVIMSAFTLPDNGSIHSFKVKSIEGGTIDFAKFKGKKILVVNTASKCGYTPQYEALQKVYDEYKDKLVIVGFPANNFGGQEPGSDGEIQQFCKARFGVKFPLASKVSVKGEDMAPIYQWLTSKAKNGVLDADIKWNFNKFLLDENGKMIAYFPSKVTPDSEEILKYVK
- a CDS encoding phosphoribosyltransferase family protein, with product MISITRSLLQLVYPHYCLGCGSDHLGLSQQLCSRCIHQLPETGFFGKMNNPVEKAFFGRIRVEQAGALYYFTKHSLVQELMVQLKYRQNKHAGLFLGRMMGYALRSEPRFADIDLLLPLPLNPKKEFKRGYNQAEVICEGIREVWSRPLKTQLLQREKFTDSQTTQNRLSRWQNMEGVFKISASEQLIDKHVLLVDDVITTGATLEACGQTLMSIPNCRLSLAAAAYTL